In one window of Agrobacterium larrymoorei DNA:
- a CDS encoding peptide deformylase produces the protein MTIRQIIAYPDAALATVCKPVTEFDAGLATLQQDLVDTMRAAPGVGITAAHIGVVQRIFVLELSPGKVLTYVNPEILTTSSETMRHVEGSVSMPGFTEELERPRKVTLRFQDIAGEWREDTAEGFHAICIQHEVDQLDGMFWIKRLSKLKRDRLVRKWEKAQR, from the coding sequence ATGACCATCCGCCAAATAATCGCCTACCCGGATGCTGCCCTCGCGACCGTCTGCAAGCCCGTGACGGAATTCGATGCAGGCCTCGCCACACTCCAGCAAGACCTCGTAGACACCATGCGGGCCGCCCCAGGCGTCGGCATAACCGCAGCCCATATTGGCGTCGTCCAGCGAATCTTCGTGCTGGAGCTTTCACCCGGCAAGGTGCTGACTTACGTCAACCCGGAGATATTGACGACATCCTCGGAAACGATGCGCCACGTCGAAGGCAGCGTGTCTATGCCCGGCTTTACCGAAGAACTGGAACGTCCCCGCAAGGTGACCTTGCGCTTTCAGGATATTGCCGGCGAATGGCGCGAGGACACGGCAGAAGGCTTCCACGCGATCTGCATTCAGCATGAGGTCGATCAGCTGGATGGAATGTTCTGGATCAAACGACTTTCGAAACTCAAGCGTGACCGCCTGGTGCGAAAGTGG